In Ailuropoda melanoleuca isolate Jingjing chromosome 4, ASM200744v2, whole genome shotgun sequence, the following proteins share a genomic window:
- the LOC117801747 gene encoding olfactory receptor 7A17-like — protein MHLITVFGNLLIILAVSSDSHLHTPMYFFLANLSLVDICFISTTVPKMLWNIQVQSKVITYSGCITQMYFFILFTGLDVLLLTVMAYDRFVAICHPLHYTVIMKPWLCGLLVLMSWLSVVSLFSCTSLGVYLSSAAPQSSHASAVASVMYTVITPMLNPFIYSLRNKDINRALLRFPGMAALKGSIVLG, from the exons ATGcacctgatcactgtgtttggaaacctgctcatcatcctggccgtcagctctgactcccacctccacacccccatgtacttcttcctggccaacctgtccctTGTAGACATCTGTTTCATCTCCACCACCGTacccaagatgctgtggaacatccaggTTCAGAGCAAAGTCATAACCTATTCAGGCTGCATCACccagatgtattttttcatactgTTTACAGGATTAGATGTCCTTCTCCTGACTGTGATGGCTTACgaccgctttgtggccatctgtcaccccctgcactacacggtCATCATGAAGCCCTGGCTCTGTGGACTGTTGGTTCTGATGTCCTGG TTGTCGgttgtctccttattttcctGTACAagcctaggagtgtaccttagctctgctgctccccagagctcccacgcaagtgcagtggcctctGTGATGTACACGGTGATCACACCCATgttgaaccccttcatctacagcctgagaaaCAAAGACATAAATAGGGCTCTGTTGAGATTCCCTGGGATGGCAGCTCTAAAAGGGTCAATAGTACTGGGCTGA
- the LOC117794989 gene encoding olfactory receptor 7C1-like — translation MESANQTHAAEFLLLGFSAKSETQFMLFGLFLCVYLVTFTGNLLIILAICSDPRLHTPMYFFLANLSFVDICFTSTTVPKMLWNIQTQSKVITYAGCLSQTFFFFVFGCLDNLVLTVMAYDRFVAICHPLHYSVIMNPQLCGLLALGSWCISVMGSLLETLTLLRLSFCTNMDIPHFFCDLPEVLKLACSDTFINNVVVYFVVIVLGVLPLSGILFSYSQIFSSILRISSARGKYKAFSTCGSHLSVVSLFYGTSLGEYLSSAATSSTRTSLVASVMYTIVTPMLNPFIYSLRNRDMKGALSRVVPLSIRTITGLS, via the coding sequence ATGGAATCAGCAAATCAAACACATGCTGCAGAATTTCTCCTCCTGGGGTTTTCAGCAAAGTCGGAGACTCAGTTCATGCTCTTTGGGCTGTTCCTGTGCGTATACTTGGTCACGTTCACTGGGAACCTGCTCATTATCCTGGCCATCTGCTCAGACCCCcgcctccacacccccatgtacttctttctggccaacctgtcctttgtagacatctgtttcacctccaccaccgtccccaagatgctgtggaacatccagactcagagTAAAGTTATCACATATGCAGGATGCCTCagccagacattttttttctttgtgtttggatGCCTGGACAATTTAGTCCTgactgtgatggcctatgaccgctttgtggccatctgtcaccccctgcactactcGGTCATCATGAACCCCCAGCTCTGTGGGCTGCTGGCCTTGGGGTCCTGGTGCATAAGTgtcatgggctccctgcttgagaCCTTAACTCTTTTGAGGCTGTCCTTCTGCACAAACATGGACATCCCACACTTTTTTTGTGATCTTCCTGAAGTCCTGAAGCTCGCCTGTTCTGACACCTTCATTAATAACGTAGTGGTGTATTTTGTGGTTATTGTCCTAggtgttcttcctctctctggaaTCCTCTTTTCTTATTCTCAGATTTTCTCCTCCATCCTGAGAATTTCATCAGCCAGGGGCAAGTACAAAGCCTTTTCCACGTGTGGGTCTCACCTCTCAGTGGTCTCCTTGTTCTATGGCACAAGCCTTGGGGAATACCTCAGTTCTGCAGCAACTTCATCCACTAGGACGAGTCTggtggcctcggtgatgtacaccATTGTcacccccatgctgaaccccttcatctacagcttGAGGAACAGGGACATGAAGGGGGCCCTGAGCAGGGTGGTGCCTCTCAGCATCAGGACCATCACAGGACTCTCCTGA